In a genomic window of Erigeron canadensis isolate Cc75 chromosome 5, C_canadensis_v1, whole genome shotgun sequence:
- the LOC122600919 gene encoding gibberellin 2-beta-dioxygenase 1-like, which yields MVAISKPPFELLFVKPCKESNNNNNNKNQLKLSTIPIIDLSKPESKPLLVKACQDFGFFKVVNHGVPMKFINKLESEAIKFFNSPLSIKQKAGPPNPFGYGNRLLGQNGDSGWVEYLLLNAKPDQNNPTLPIFDAKPEIFQCVVNDYVTAVKKMTCDILELLADDLKLEPRNVFSKMLMDEQSDSVFRVNYYPPCPELQEPEKLGKKLIGFGEHTDPQIISVLRSNNTSGLEILLKNGTWMSVPPDSNSFFVNVGDSLQVMTNGRFKSVKHRVVASSSKSRLSMIYFGGPPLSEKIAPLPSLLESEEASLYKEFTWFEYKKSALNSRLSDNRLGLFEKNRVLS from the exons ATGGTGGCCATATCCAAACCTCCATTTGAATTGCTCTTTGTAAAACCCTGCAAAGaaagcaacaacaacaacaataacaaaaaccAATTAAAACTCTCAACTATTCCCATAATTGACCTTTCGAAACCGGAATCAAAACCCCTCTTAGTTAAAGCTTGTCAAGATTTTGGATTCTTTAAAGTTGTCAATCATGGTGTTCCAATGAAGTTCATTAATAAACTCGAATCAGAAGCCATTAAATTCTTCAATTCTCCTCTTTCTATCAAACAAAAAGCCGGGCCACCTAACCCATTTGGATATGGAAACAGGCTTCTTGGTCAAAATGGCGATTCGGGTTGGGTTGAATATCTTCTTCTTAATGCAAAACCGGATCAAAACAACCCCACATTACCCATTTTCGACGCAAAACCAGAAATATTTCA ATGTGTGGTGAATGATTATGTGACAGCAGTAAAGAAAATGACTTGTGATATTCTTGAATTATTGGCAGATGATTTGAAATTAGAGCCAAGAAATGTGTTTAGTAAGATGTTAATGGATGAACAGAGTGATTCTGTTTTCCGGGTCAATTACTATCCACCATGCCCAGAGCTTCAAGAACCCGAAAAGCTAGGAAAAAAGTTGATTGGATTTGGAGAACACACTGACCCACAAATCATTTCTGTTTTGAGATCTAACAACACTTCTGGTCTAGAAATCTTGTTGAAAAATGGGACTTGGATGTCTGTTCCTCCTGATTCTAACTCATTCTTTGTCAATGTTGGTGATTCTTTGCAG GTAATGACAAATGGGAGGTTCAAGAGTGTGAAACATAGAGTAGTGGCAAGTAGCTCGAAAAGCAGGTTGTCAATGATCTATTTTGGAGGACCACCATTGAGTGAGAAAATAGCACCATTGCCATCACTCCTGGAAAGTGAGGAAGCCAGCTTGTACAAAGAGTTCACTTGGTTTGAATACAAAAAATCCGCATTAAATTCTAGATTGTCTGATAACAGACTCggtctttttgaaaaaaaccgCGTCTTAAGTTAA
- the LOC122602185 gene encoding peroxisomal (S)-2-hydroxy-acid oxidase-like: protein MGEVTNVTEYQAIAKEKLPKMVYDYYASGAEDQWTLEENRNAFARILFRPRILIDVSKIDMTTTILGFKISMPIMIAPTAMQKMAHPEGEYATARAASAANTIMTLSSWATSSVEEVASTGPGIRFFQLYVYKDRNVVAQLVRRAERAGFKAIALTVDTPRLGRREADIKNRFTLPPFLTLKNFEGLDLGKMDEAADSGLSSYVAGQIDRTLSWKDVKWLQTITSMPILVKGVITAEDTRLAIQAGAAGVIVSNHGARQLDYVPATIMALEEVVKAAQGRVPVFLDGGVRRGTDVFKALALGASGIFIGRPVVFSLAAEGEAGVKKVLQMLRDEFELTMALSGCTSLNQITRDHIVTEWDAPRARPAPRL from the exons ATGGGAGAGGTTACAAATGTCACCGAGTATCAGGCTATTGCCAAGGAGAAGTTGCCTAAGATGGTTTATGACTACTATGCATCTGGTGCTGAGGATCAATGGACTCTAGAAGAAAACCGAAacgcttttgcaagaattct GTTTAGGCCTCGTATTCTAATTGATGTGAGCAAGATAGACATGACTACCACAATTTTGGGATTCAAGATATCTATGCCTATTATGATTGCCCCAACAGCCATGCAGAAAATGGCTCACCCTGAGG GTGAATATGCAACGGCAAGAGCTGCATCTGCTGCCAATACTATTATG ACTTTGTCATCATGGGCAACCTCTAGTGTCGAGGAAGTTGCTTCAACCGGACCTGGAATCcgtttctttcaactttat GTGTACAAGGACAGGAACGTGGTGGCTCAGCTAGTGAGAAGAGCTGAAAGAGCTGGTTTTAAGGCAATTGCTCTGACTGTTGATACACCAAGGCTTGGACGTCGAGAAGCTGACATTAAAAACAGGTTTACCTTACCACCGTTTTTGACGTTGAAGAACTTTGAGGGTTTGGACCTTGGCAAGATGGATGAA GCTGCTGATTCTGGATTATCTTCTTATGTTGCTGGTCAGATTGACCGCACCCTGAGCTGGAAG GATGTGAAGTGGCTCCAAACTATCACCTCGATGCCGATCCTAGTGAAGGGTGTGATCACTGCAGAAGACA CAAGGTTGGCTATACAAGCTGGAGCAGCAGGTGTTATCGTCTCCAACCATGGAGCCCGTCAACTTGATTACGTCCCTGCCACAATCATGGCTTTGGAAGAGGTTGTGAAAGCCGCACAAGGTCGTGTACCAGTGTTTTTGGATGGAGGTGTCCGTCGTGGAACTGATGTTTTCAAGGCATTGGCTCTTGGAGCATCTGGCATATTT ATTGGGCGACCCGTAGTGTTTTCCTTGGCTGCTGAAGGAGAAGCCGGTGTAAAGAAAGTACTTCAAATGTTACGCGATGAATTTGAGCTAACCATGGCATTAAGTGGATGTACCTCACTCAACCAGATTACTCGTGACCATATTGTTACAGAGTGGGATGCACCCCGTGCTCGTCCAGCCCCACGGTTATAA
- the LOC122600360 gene encoding polyphenol oxidase I, chloroplastic-like, whose amino-acid sequence MMTSLPTPTVVVAKYTAVTTTSPVVSSWPNMFPMTKGSLFKLPRQSNGKMISCNASSDKENDQKPMIESSFDRRDMLLGLGGLVGVASLTSARSVGAAPLAAPDISKCGNNPLSGFTPGENTPQGDDCCPPDSPQILDFEFPKEQPLRVRPAAHLMSPSYIAKFQEAVKRMKELPKDDPRSFFQQAQVHCAYCNGSYTQSSSGFPDVEIQIHNSWIFYPFHRWYLYFYERILGSLIDDPTFGLPFWNWDTPAGMRIPSYFNDPNSSLFDSKRNQDHLNAVIDLGYHASNTDTPEQDTVSNNLAIMYRQMVTNATDPISFFGGEYRAGTEPIDGGGSIEQIPHIPIHVWVGDPRETNGEDMGNLYSSGRDPLFYCHHCNVDRMWSLWKMLDGKNVDITDTDWLNTSFVFYDENKNLVRVYVKDCLLTNKLGYDYQKVDVPWVSTKPVPRAPKSGIAKKMTGKIKNTNDTSFPIKLDKIVKLLVSRPKKSRSKKEKKEHQELLVLYGIKYDSQIYVKFDVFVNDEDDNSSSPSQTEYAGSFAQLPHKHKGKSRSKTSFRAGMTELLDELQADDDDSVLVTLIPRTGCDDVTIDGIKIIYV is encoded by the coding sequence ATGATGACTTCTCTACCAACGCCAACCGTAGTCGTTGCCAAATACACGGCCGTCACGACGACCTCTCCGGTTGTTTCTTCGTGGCCTAATATGTTCCCAATGACCAAAGGTTCCTTATTCAAGCTACCGAGACAGTCAAATGGTAAGATGATCTCATGTAATGCTAGTTCTGATAAAGAAAATGATCAAAAGCCAATGATTGAGTCATCCTTTGATCGTCGTGACATGCTTCTCGGTCTAGGAGGACTTGTTGGCGTTGCGAGCTTGACATCTGCTCGATCGGTTGGAGCGGCCCCTCTGGCCGCCCCAGACATTTCAAAATGTGGAAATAACCCACTTAGTGGTTTCACACCCGGGGAGAATACTCCCCAAGGCGACGACTGTTGTCCGCCAGACTCTCCTCAGATTTTAGACTTTGAGTTCCCAAAGGAGCAGCCGTTGCGTGTTAGACCGGCTGCTCATTTGATGAGTCCATCTTACATTGCAAAGTTTCAAGAAGCGGTTAAGCGCATGAAAGAGCTACCAAAAGACGATCCTCGTAGCTTCTTTCAACAAGCGCAAGTTCATTGCGCTTATTGTAATGGCTCTTATACCCAATCCTCGAGTGGCTTCCCAGACGTCGAAATCCAAATCCATAACTCATGGATTTTCTACCCGTTTCATCGTTGGTACTTGTACTTTTATGAAAGAATTCTGGGTAGTTTAATTGATGATCCAACTTTCGGGTTGCCATTTTGGAACTGGGACACCCCTGCAGGAATGAGAATTCCTTCATACTTCAACGACCCGAATTCATCTCTCTTTGATTCCAAAAGAAATCAAGATCATCTAAATGCAGTTATCGATCTAGGATACCACGCTTCAAACACCGACACGCCAGAACAAGATACTGTAAGTAACAATCTTGCGATTATGTATCGCCAAATGGTTACTAACGCTACCGACCCAATTTCATTTTTTGGGGGTGAGTATCGTGCGGGTACAGAACCTATCGATGGAGGTGGATCTATTGAACAAATACCACACATACCGATCCACGTTTGGGTTGGCGACCCACGAGAAACAAATGGAGAAGACATGGGTAATTTATACTCATCGGGTCGTGACCCGTTGTTCTATTGCCACCATTGTAACGTTGATCGGATGTGGTCGCTATGGAAGATGTTGGATGGAAAAAACGTTGACATCACAGACACTGATTGGCTCAACACTTCATTCGTGTTCTACGATGAGAACAAAAACCTCGTTCGCGTCTATGTCAAAGATTGTTTACTTACAAATAAACTAGGGTACGACTATCAGAAAGTAGACGTACCCTGGGTGAGCACGAAGCCTGTGCCTCGTGCTCCAAAATCTGGGATAGCCAAGAAAATGACAGGAAAGATTAAAAACACAAATGACACCTCTTTCCCTATTAAACTCGACAAAATTGTGAAGCTTTTGGTGTCAAGGCCAAAGAAATCGAGGagcaagaaagaaaagaaggaaCATCAAGAGCTTTTGGTGTTATATGGGATTAAGTACGATAGCCAAATATATGTGAAGTTTGATGTGTTTGTTAACGATGAGGATGACAATTCTAGCTCGCCATCACAGACCGAGTATGCAGGTAGCTTTGCACAGCTACCGCATAAGCATAAGGGCAAGTCGAGGAGTAAGACGAGTTTCCGTGCAGGAATGACAGAGCTGTTGGATGAGTTACAGGCCGACGACGATGACAGTGTGTTGGTTACTTTGATTCCAAGGACCGGTTGCGATGATGTTACCATCGACGgcatcaaaatcatatatgtttgA